The following are encoded together in the Culex pipiens pallens isolate TS chromosome 1, TS_CPP_V2, whole genome shotgun sequence genome:
- the LOC120424333 gene encoding uncharacterized protein LOC120424333, whose protein sequence is MWLGMVLVSVLVTVLRVSSSEATVFEVTINTKNVVNYIDKEFVSFLAEPKAVFADSINPVNEQSFQMTRSLGPMYMKVYCDSSQLELQIDGVGGADDPTLVQITPKGWRAFNEWVKQAGVLPIFVIDYEVNGGWKPKSALRMLTVANKLGIRNCLWQLGSGNITDAVQYVEDLRAFKAIVKALNFRGIVACDVNPAYAGVEQARYFNYHVDDIANAIAVSYEPIEGTSRLQQFVVQRESSSLPVWLDVKLPERRSTVGCDQMCLLEGLRYATLLGDGARNGFSAIFKSLSRQEIQSYSFNYLVALLHRASVGTKVFDATQNTPENVQLHAYCSSNGNGSLTLLAINHRPEDVELEIKLTSMQHSVEVHHFIATVRNGQILLNDQTHDFRKPLQPFAKIHPLLKGLHLTMPAFSVGFWVIPSYNARDCYDDYQDLRAGLVKADHESSVHRLLQELIAERSQQDVTQLSRRKRSVGDELADVLEDNLLKSRRTRQTKNYRRQQRVVRQKEKRTERRNLHKQKRPLRERGKRQLRRKNLNRLGALFTSRKTKRSFAAEAVDHPPMFGNSREEENNRSSFPQGDVHLLISKGPEDESFLSIEEAPVKQERPKKSRKRKTSAPRTPSQKDLRFVVPEMLMFKDSRAPRKRLSAELEASASMNSDRYLPLEGAASKKLKIDRELIEVRNIKVKEGGPVSVREEGSTTPAPEPDIIDPESFYHEPQTDSPKKQTSVVKAEVEPILDSVELVEDEVDLFTDHPELNLSMMGDEESEEHAHVEELTRRKRSIDNASGELDRIEAFFMNNTQLQQKFAEMFDMLLESFNCCGDSEVENTAREELETTTEADQQLQQLERRKRNVLLHHSQSWESRERSNILRQQRASGESQENMVPTEPLTTLKRTRYDDVETVDDKGRPGVVMLRSVTNFIKGMSTEFHRVFSHWFPKTAKE, encoded by the exons ATGTGGTTGGGAATGGTGTTGGTGTCGGTGCTGGTGACCGTTTTACGTGTCTCTAGTAGCGAAGCAACCGTATTTGAAGTTACGATCAACACGAAAAATGTGGTGAACTACATCGACAAGGAGTTTGTGTCGTTTTTGGCGGAGCCGAAAGCAGTGTTTGCCGATTCGATCAATCCGGTGAATGAGCAGAGTTTCCAGATGACCCGCAGTTTGGGACCGATGTACATGAAGGTGTACTGTGACTCGAGCCAGCTGGAGCTGCAGATTGATGGGGTTGGTGGTGCGGATGATCCGACGCTGGTGCAGATAACTCCAAAGGGTTGGCGAGCGTTCAACGAGTGGGTCAAGCAGGCAGGCGTGTTGCCGATCTTCGTGATCGACTACGAGGTTAACGGTGGTTGGAAACCCAAGTCCGCGCTTCGGATGTTGACGGTAGCGAACAAACTGGGCATTCGAAACTGTCTGTGGCAGCTGGGAAGTG GGAACATAACCGATGCGGTGCAGTACGTTGAAGATCTTCGAGCGTTCAAAGCGATTGTGAAGGCACTAAACTTCAGAGGGATCGTCGCTTGCGACGTAAATCCTGCATACGCTGGAGTGGAGCAAGCTCGCTACTTCAACTACCACGTAGATGACATCGCCAACGCGATTGCTGTTAGCTA TGAACCGATCGAAGGGACTTCTCGACTGCAGCAGTTTGTAGTGCAGCGCGAATCGTCAAGTCTTCCAGTTTGGTTGGATGTCAAGCTTCCAGAAAGACGGTCAACTGTCGGTTGCGATCAAATGTGCCTGCTGGAAGGTCTACGCTATGCTACCCTTTTGGGAGACGGCGCTCGCAACGGATTCAGCGCGATCTTCAAATCTCTATCACGTCAGGAGATCCAGTCGTACAGCTTCAACTACCTTGTCGCCCTGTTACATCGGGCATCCGTGGGAACAAAGGTGTTCGATGCCACCCAGAACACCCCAGAAAACGTTCAGCTGCATGCGTATTGCAGCTCCAATGGTAACGGATCACTAACTTTGCTTGCGATCAACCATCGCCCGGAAGATGTCGAGTTGGAGATCAAGCTCACCAGCATGCAGCATTCAGTGGAAGTTCACCACTTCATCGCAACCGTTCGTAACGGACAAATCCTGCTTAACGATCAGACACACGACTTCAGAAAACCACTTCAACCGTTTGCTAAAATTCATCCCCTACTCAAGGGACTCCACCTCACCATGCCAGCATTCTCCGTCGGCTTCTGGGTCATCCCGAGCTACAACGCTCGGGACTGCTACGACGACTACCAAGATCTGCGCGCGGGACTCGTCAAAGCGGACCACGAGAGCTCTGTCCATCGACTTCTTCAGGAACTTATCGCCGAACGATCACAGCAAGATGTTACTCAGCTCAGCCGGAGAAAGCGCTCGGTTGGCGATGAGCTTGCTGACGTTTTAGAGGACAACCTGTTGAAATCCAGACGCACTCGACAAACCAAGAACTACCGTCGCCAGCAGCGTGTCGTGCGGCAGAAGGAGAAACGGACCGAGCGACGGAATCTGCACAAGCAGAAGCGTCCCCTTCGGGAACGTGGCAAGCGTCAACTGCGCAGGAAGAACCTGAACCGACTGGGAGCACTCTTCACCAGCCGAAAGACGAAGCGATCATTCGCCGCGGAAGCCGTCGATCATCCACCTATGTTTGGAAACAGTCGCGAAGAAGAAAACAACCGGTCGAGCTTCCCGCAGGGTGACGTCCACCTGCTGATCTCGAAAGGACCCGAAGATGAGAGCTTCCTGTCGATCGAGGAAGCTCCGGTAAAGCAGGAACGACCGAAAAAGTCTCGCAAGAGGAAAACATCGGCACCGAGGACACCTTCCCAGAAGGACTTGCGGTTTGTCGTACCGGAGATGTTGATGTTCAAGGACTCGAGAGCACCAAGGAAGCGGCTCTCTGCCGAGCTGGAAGCATCGGCGTCGATGAATTCCGATCGATACCTGCCACTCGAAGGAGCTGCatcgaaaaaactaaaaattgaccGCGAGCTGATTGAGGTTAGGAACATCAAGGTAAAAGAGGGTGGTCCGGTATCAGTTCGGGAAGAAGGATCGACCACACCTGCACCTGAACCGGATATCATCGACCCGGAAAGCTTCTACCACGAACCGCAAACGGATTCGCCTAAAAAACAGACCTCTGTGGTAAAGGCCGAGGTTGAGCCGATTCTGGATAGTGTGGAGCTGGTGGAGGATGAGGTGGATCTCTTCACGGATCATCCGGAGCTTAATCTCTCGATGATGGGTGACGAAGAGTCGGAAGAGCATGCTCACGTCGAAGAACTGACCCGAAGGAAGCGCTCGATCGACAACGCTTCAGGAGAGCTCGATCGCATCGAGGCGTTCTTCATGAACAACACACAGCTGCAGCAAAAGTTTGCCGAGATGTTCGACATGCTGCTGGAATCGTTCAACTGTTGTGGGGATTCCGAAGTGGAAAACACTGCGCGAGAGGAGCTGGAAACGACAACCGAAGCGGACCAGCAGCTGCAGCAGCTGGAGAGGCGTAAACGGAACGTTCTGTTGCATCACTCGCAGTCGTGGGAGTCCCGGGAGCGGTCGAACATCCTCCGCCAGCAGCGAGCTTCCGGCGAGTCGCAGGAGAACATGGTTCCGACGGAACCGCTGACCACGCTGAAGAGGACGCGGTACGATGATGTCGAAACGGTTGATGACAAGGGAAGGCCTGGCGTTGTGATGCTCCGATCGGTGACGAACTTTATCAAGGGAATGTCCACGGAGTTTCACCGGGTTTTCTCTCATTGGTTTCCAAAGACGGCAAAGGAGTAG